The Pyrenophora tritici-repentis strain M4 chromosome 10, whole genome shotgun sequence genome contains a region encoding:
- a CDS encoding Tom37-C multi-domain protein has product MVLALHVWGPAFGLPSIEPECIATIAYCQRVIPRGQWTLVAEHDATVGVTESLPILFDDDVATASGFEDIVAYLRNYPVIANDLDASLSSRQRTDRTAFITFLQSTATPLIDLSLYVSAENYNTTTSSAYTAILPWYANYTVPPKRRELARTRTAHMGLSSLDVDTTAEDGFAPGRGTASSEYEAAKRAAGIPTESKATTSLNIGRSKGLTGLLGGQMYAARFKLDALSADLLDPLSDLLGRHDYLLHGEEASSLDCLAFGYLSLLIYPPVPQAWLRETIKMKYPRIGAYVNKLHGDLFRYDEVKPAEVWTISSSSAKTPRTTLLPWVAKSETFASKALASAKEIAGSIPGVSKFWRGSTAVAVSKRSKSELPSPLLVNSLVGITSAFTVGLAALAIHHRRSPREGELIFWALRPSGGLGEAGSILGVFADQLRDGALYSQF; this is encoded by the exons ATGGTGCTGGCGCTTCATGTATGGGGCCCAGCGTTTGGCCTCCCCTCGATAGAGCCCGAATGTATAGCTACTATAGCCTACTGCCAGCGCGTTATTCCGAGGGGACAATGGACACTAGTCGCTGAGCATGATGCTACGGTTGGAGTAACAG AGAGCCTGCCGATCCTATTCGACGACGATGTTGCGACTGCATCTGGTTTCGAGGATATTGTTGCATATCTCCGCAACTATCCTGTCATCGCAAATGATCTTGATGCTAGTCTCTCCAGTCGTCAGCGAACCGATAGGACTGC TTTCATTACCTTCCTCCAGTCCACAGCGACCCCTCTGATCGACTTGTCACTCTACGTTTCTGCCGAGAACTACAACACTACTACCTCGTCGGCATATACTGCGATACTACCATGGTACGCCAACTACACAGTCCCTCCGAAGCGACGAGAGTTGGCGAGAACAAGGACGGCACACATGGGTTTGAGCAGTTTGGATGTGGACACGACAGCGGAGGACGGGTTTGCGCCAGGTCGAGGGACTGCATCGTCGGAATACGAGGCTGCCAAACGAGCCGCTGGTATACCGACCGAGAGCAAGGCCACCACTTCATTGAATATTGGACGCAGCAAAGGCCTGACCGGCCTCTTGGGTGGCCAAATGTACGCCGCCCGTTTCAAGCTGGATGCTCTTTCAGCGGACCTTTTGGACCCATTGTCCGACTTATTGGGGAGGCATGACTATCTCCTTCACGGAGAAGAAGCTTCCAGCTTGGATTGCCTTGCCTTTGGGTATCTGTCTCTACTAATATATCCACCAGTGCCTCAAGCGTGGCTAAGGGAGACGATCAAGATGAAATACCCACGCATTGGAGCATACGTAAACAAGCTTCATGGAGATCTGTTTCGCTACGACGAGGTCAAGCCTGCTGAGGTGTGGACCATTTCTAGCAGCAGTGCAAAGACGCCTAGAACTACACTGTTGCCGTGGGTCGCAAAATCGGAGACGTTTGCCTCGAAAGCATTGGCCAGTGCAAAGGAGATTGCCGGAAGCATTCCTGGCGTATCCAAGTTTTGGCGAGGATCGACAGCTGTGGCAGTGTCGAAGCGCAGCAAGTCCGAGCTCCCGTCTCCCTTGTTGGTCAACAGCCTCGTAGGCATTACAAGCGCGTTCACAGTGGGATTGGCGGCTCTGGCTATTCACCACCGTCGGTCGCCACGTGAGGGCGAGCTCATTTTTTGGGCATTGCGCCCAAGCGGTGGATTAGGCGAGGCTGGGAGTATCCTCGGGGTCTTCGCGGACCAGCTCCGTGATGGAGCGCTCTATTCCCAGTTTTAG